In Ipomoea triloba cultivar NCNSP0323 chromosome 7, ASM357664v1, a single genomic region encodes these proteins:
- the LOC116025111 gene encoding putative late blight resistance protein homolog R1B-12 isoform X2, producing MEIRDFALDAEDRIETQLSNFLLAKDTQDLFQQKASQQLHQILIEAAENAADLLRISNNISTEEAAADDETQQQPPPVPEPSSNVMVGRRSDHMLIMDKLIGGFDELQVISIVGMAGIGKTTLAASAYRDPSIASHFDVRGWITMSREYNKNQPLYNILWTLGQATDGIKKESIIPDDLAVENIYNFLTGKRYLIVLDNFWNNQAWYDIQEYLPDDRNRSRVVLTTTHFSWEYAYSNTYKHKMSLLNPEESWELFCNKLFLEQRMSPKFEKIKSQVVDKCEGLPHSIVVVSERLSRCSNIQQEWKKVKKELELLGVLDSRALTFTYNQLPQNLKLCFLYFGVFPKRHAISVKQLIRLWIAEGFLNALEHKGLEDQAYEYLCEFTNRSLIIIDTWNSERKIKTCRMHSALHSFCVREAQKEGILCTVNAQKHPHGSFDMFANSCRWLSFYKHSFDYYVLFKTNTPRSIFFFQEDVEIFVPFKYLRVLAFAPSSFLQRVPTHFQELLFLRYISVKEWFDGLDYIVSINRNLQTLVVSNGNGFKVGSTMFHLPSTIWESPQLQHLELDNSYAIDPPRVDKNNILTLSWLCPTHCTMEVDSWFPKIKNFKMFVLCSKPFILGTLQYLKQLERLTISVSFGCVVTLGKPSMFPSQLKKLKLNGTNLSESDLMAIGMLPQLEVLKLKNVFRDQEVWQVAERAFCRLKFLHIEDKKLKRFLIDDKLFKVWRVVDSFPHLEHLVLRCCYCLERIPQFMKNIATLKLIELEQCGPSVVTSAKYIQDTKGNFFGNAILEIKIQGT from the exons ATGGAGATCAGAGACTTTGCACTGGATGCCGAAGACCGCATCGAAACACAACTAAGCAACTTCCTTCTGGCCAAGGACACACAGGACCTGTTCCAACAAAAAGCTTCCCAGCAACTCCACCAGATCTTGATAGAAGCAGCAGAAAACGCAGCAGACTTGCTGAGAATCAGCAACAACATAAGCACCGAAGAAGCTGCTGCTGATGATgaaactcaacaacaaccaccacCGGTTCCAGAGCCCAGCAGCAATGTTATGGTGGGTCGTCGCAGTGATCATATGCTGATAATGGACAAACTCATAGGGGGCTTTGATGAGCTACAAGTAATCTCAATTGTTGGGATGGCCGGCATAGGAAAGACAACTTTAGCTGCAAGTGCGTATAGAGATCCATCAATTGCATCGCACTTTGATGTACGGGGTTGGATTACTATGTCCAGGGAGTACAACAAGAACCAGCCTCTATACAACATTCTTTGGACACTAGGCCAGGCTACAGATGGAATTAAAAAGGAAAGCATTATTCCTGATGATCTAGCAGTTGAGAACATATACAACTTCTTGACAGGTAAGAGGTATCTAATTGTTTTGGATAACTTTTGGAACAATCAAGCTTGGTATGATATCCAAGAATACCTTCCTGATGATAGAAATAGAAGTCGCGTAGTGCTAACCACTACGCACTTCAGTTGGGAATATGCTTACTCAAATACCTATAAACATAAAATGAGTTTGCTAAATCCAGAAGAGAGTTGGgagttattttgtaataaacttTTTCTGGAACAACGGATGTCacctaaatttgaaaaaattaagagTCAAGTTGTGGACAAATGCGAAGGATTGCCTCACTCAATTGTTGTAGTTAGTGAGCGTCTATCTAGATGCAGCAACATACAGCAGGAATGGAAGAAGGTTAAAAAGGAATTAGAGTTGCTGGGAGTTCTAGATAGTAGGGCACTCACCTTCACTTACAATCAATTGCCacaaaatttgaaactttgttttctatattttggagtTTTTCCAAAACGTCATGCAATCAGTGTGAAACAACTTATTAGGTTATGGATTGCTGAGGGATTTTTAAACGCATTGGAGCATAAGGGGTTAGAAGACCAAGCATATGAGTATTTATGTGAGTTCACTAATAGAAGTCTTATTATAATTGACACTTGGAATTCTGAGAGAAAGATTAAGACTTGTAGGATGCATAGTGCTTTGCATAGCTTTTGTGTAAGAGAAGCTCAAAAAGAAGGCATATTGTGTACAGTAAATGCTCAAAAACATCCACACGGATCGTTTGACATGTTTGCAAATTCATGCCGTTGGTTAAGCTTTTACAAACATAGTTTTGACTATTATGTTTTGTTCAAAACAAACACCCCTCGCTCCATATTCTTCTTTCAGGAAGATGTTGAAATATTTGTACCTTTCAAGTACTTAAGAGTTTTGGCTTTTGCTCCATCTTCATTCCTCCAAAGAGTGCCAACACACTTCCAGGAATTACTTTTTTTGAGATACATATCTGTAAAAGAATGGTTTGATGGTCTTGATTATATAGTGTCAATTAATCGGAACTTGCAGACTCTAGTTGTTTCCAATGGTAATGGATTCAAAGTTGGATCAACTATGTTCCATTTGCCTTCTACAATTTGGGAGTCACCACAGCTGCAACATCTTGAACTTGACAATTCGTATGCTATTGATCCTCCAAGAgtggataaaaataatatattgacaCTATCTTGGTTGTGTCCAACTCATTGTACAATGGAAGTGGATTCCTGGTTTCCaaagattaaaaattttaaaatgtttgtaCTTTGCAGCAAGCCATTTATTTTGGGTACTCTTCAGTATTTGAAACAACTTGAGAGGCTAACGATTTCAGTTTCGTTTGGTTGTGTTGTAACCCTTGGAAAACCATCTATGTTTCCTTCACAACttaagaagttgaagctgaatGGTACTAATCTTTCTGAGAGTGATTTAATGGCAATTGGCATGTTGCCTCAGCTAGAGGTGCTCAAGTTGAAAAATGTCTTCCGTGATCAAGAAGTTTGGCAAGTAGCTGAAAGGGCATTCTGTCGATTAAAATTCTTGCATATTGAAGATAAAAAGCTCAAGAGATTCTTGATTGATGATAAATTATTCAAGGTATGGAGGGTGGTCGATTCATTCCCACATCTTGAGCACTTAGTCTTAAGATGTTGTTATTGTTTGGAAAGAATTCCCCAATTCATGAAAAATATCGCCACCTTGAAATTAATTGAGTTGGAGCAGTGTGGTCCTTCGGTTGTCACTTCTGCAAAGTATATTCAAGACACTAAAGGCAATTTTTTTGGAAATGCGATTTTAGAG ATCAAAATCCAAGGGACTTGA
- the LOC116025111 gene encoding putative late blight resistance protein homolog R1B-12 isoform X1: MACVALTSLMTTMELEFVQPNNRRVSLDDEASISIHKSLLEKLSSLKGFVQEKSVGAGGDAAIRELEMEIRDFALDAEDRIETQLSNFLLAKDTQDLFQQKASQQLHQILIEAAENAADLLRISNNISTEEAAADDETQQQPPPVPEPSSNVMVGRRSDHMLIMDKLIGGFDELQVISIVGMAGIGKTTLAASAYRDPSIASHFDVRGWITMSREYNKNQPLYNILWTLGQATDGIKKESIIPDDLAVENIYNFLTGKRYLIVLDNFWNNQAWYDIQEYLPDDRNRSRVVLTTTHFSWEYAYSNTYKHKMSLLNPEESWELFCNKLFLEQRMSPKFEKIKSQVVDKCEGLPHSIVVVSERLSRCSNIQQEWKKVKKELELLGVLDSRALTFTYNQLPQNLKLCFLYFGVFPKRHAISVKQLIRLWIAEGFLNALEHKGLEDQAYEYLCEFTNRSLIIIDTWNSERKIKTCRMHSALHSFCVREAQKEGILCTVNAQKHPHGSFDMFANSCRWLSFYKHSFDYYVLFKTNTPRSIFFFQEDVEIFVPFKYLRVLAFAPSSFLQRVPTHFQELLFLRYISVKEWFDGLDYIVSINRNLQTLVVSNGNGFKVGSTMFHLPSTIWESPQLQHLELDNSYAIDPPRVDKNNILTLSWLCPTHCTMEVDSWFPKIKNFKMFVLCSKPFILGTLQYLKQLERLTISVSFGCVVTLGKPSMFPSQLKKLKLNGTNLSESDLMAIGMLPQLEVLKLKNVFRDQEVWQVAERAFCRLKFLHIEDKKLKRFLIDDKLFKVWRVVDSFPHLEHLVLRCCYCLERIPQFMKNIATLKLIELEQCGPSVVTSAKYIQDTKGNFFGNAILEIKIQGT, encoded by the exons atggccTGTGTTGCTTTGACTTCTCTGATGACTACAATGGAGTTGGAGTTTGTGCAACCCAATAATCGAAGGGTTTCTCTTGATGATGAAGCATCCATATCAATCCATAAATCTTTGCTTGAAAAGCTTTCATCTTTGAAAGGTTTTGTGCAGGAGAAATCCGTGGGCGCCGGGGGTGACGCTGCAATCCGAGAATTGGAGATGGAGATCAGAGACTTTGCACTGGATGCCGAAGACCGCATCGAAACACAACTAAGCAACTTCCTTCTGGCCAAGGACACACAGGACCTGTTCCAACAAAAAGCTTCCCAGCAACTCCACCAGATCTTGATAGAAGCAGCAGAAAACGCAGCAGACTTGCTGAGAATCAGCAACAACATAAGCACCGAAGAAGCTGCTGCTGATGATgaaactcaacaacaaccaccacCGGTTCCAGAGCCCAGCAGCAATGTTATGGTGGGTCGTCGCAGTGATCATATGCTGATAATGGACAAACTCATAGGGGGCTTTGATGAGCTACAAGTAATCTCAATTGTTGGGATGGCCGGCATAGGAAAGACAACTTTAGCTGCAAGTGCGTATAGAGATCCATCAATTGCATCGCACTTTGATGTACGGGGTTGGATTACTATGTCCAGGGAGTACAACAAGAACCAGCCTCTATACAACATTCTTTGGACACTAGGCCAGGCTACAGATGGAATTAAAAAGGAAAGCATTATTCCTGATGATCTAGCAGTTGAGAACATATACAACTTCTTGACAGGTAAGAGGTATCTAATTGTTTTGGATAACTTTTGGAACAATCAAGCTTGGTATGATATCCAAGAATACCTTCCTGATGATAGAAATAGAAGTCGCGTAGTGCTAACCACTACGCACTTCAGTTGGGAATATGCTTACTCAAATACCTATAAACATAAAATGAGTTTGCTAAATCCAGAAGAGAGTTGGgagttattttgtaataaacttTTTCTGGAACAACGGATGTCacctaaatttgaaaaaattaagagTCAAGTTGTGGACAAATGCGAAGGATTGCCTCACTCAATTGTTGTAGTTAGTGAGCGTCTATCTAGATGCAGCAACATACAGCAGGAATGGAAGAAGGTTAAAAAGGAATTAGAGTTGCTGGGAGTTCTAGATAGTAGGGCACTCACCTTCACTTACAATCAATTGCCacaaaatttgaaactttgttttctatattttggagtTTTTCCAAAACGTCATGCAATCAGTGTGAAACAACTTATTAGGTTATGGATTGCTGAGGGATTTTTAAACGCATTGGAGCATAAGGGGTTAGAAGACCAAGCATATGAGTATTTATGTGAGTTCACTAATAGAAGTCTTATTATAATTGACACTTGGAATTCTGAGAGAAAGATTAAGACTTGTAGGATGCATAGTGCTTTGCATAGCTTTTGTGTAAGAGAAGCTCAAAAAGAAGGCATATTGTGTACAGTAAATGCTCAAAAACATCCACACGGATCGTTTGACATGTTTGCAAATTCATGCCGTTGGTTAAGCTTTTACAAACATAGTTTTGACTATTATGTTTTGTTCAAAACAAACACCCCTCGCTCCATATTCTTCTTTCAGGAAGATGTTGAAATATTTGTACCTTTCAAGTACTTAAGAGTTTTGGCTTTTGCTCCATCTTCATTCCTCCAAAGAGTGCCAACACACTTCCAGGAATTACTTTTTTTGAGATACATATCTGTAAAAGAATGGTTTGATGGTCTTGATTATATAGTGTCAATTAATCGGAACTTGCAGACTCTAGTTGTTTCCAATGGTAATGGATTCAAAGTTGGATCAACTATGTTCCATTTGCCTTCTACAATTTGGGAGTCACCACAGCTGCAACATCTTGAACTTGACAATTCGTATGCTATTGATCCTCCAAGAgtggataaaaataatatattgacaCTATCTTGGTTGTGTCCAACTCATTGTACAATGGAAGTGGATTCCTGGTTTCCaaagattaaaaattttaaaatgtttgtaCTTTGCAGCAAGCCATTTATTTTGGGTACTCTTCAGTATTTGAAACAACTTGAGAGGCTAACGATTTCAGTTTCGTTTGGTTGTGTTGTAACCCTTGGAAAACCATCTATGTTTCCTTCACAACttaagaagttgaagctgaatGGTACTAATCTTTCTGAGAGTGATTTAATGGCAATTGGCATGTTGCCTCAGCTAGAGGTGCTCAAGTTGAAAAATGTCTTCCGTGATCAAGAAGTTTGGCAAGTAGCTGAAAGGGCATTCTGTCGATTAAAATTCTTGCATATTGAAGATAAAAAGCTCAAGAGATTCTTGATTGATGATAAATTATTCAAGGTATGGAGGGTGGTCGATTCATTCCCACATCTTGAGCACTTAGTCTTAAGATGTTGTTATTGTTTGGAAAGAATTCCCCAATTCATGAAAAATATCGCCACCTTGAAATTAATTGAGTTGGAGCAGTGTGGTCCTTCGGTTGTCACTTCTGCAAAGTATATTCAAGACACTAAAGGCAATTTTTTTGGAAATGCGATTTTAGAG ATCAAAATCCAAGGGACTTGA
- the LOC116025114 gene encoding putative late blight resistance protein homolog R1A-10, translating into MACVALTSLMATIKLQFLQPNNGRVSLDDEASISLKSLFEKLSSLQAFVQEKSGTRELEMKIRDFALEAEDRIEIQLSNFLLAKGTQDQQKAYQQQLHQTLGEAAENAAKLLEKSKETDDKEVVNISGGPVIPWLKHDSASEPSNVMVGRGRDRVLIMDKLIRGSEELKVLSIVGMPGIGKTTLARSVYKNKLVTSHFDVQKWVSMPDVGGYDNVREMLHTLLWAVVSEGEEIKEGRIPVDLAAEKVFKCLRGKRYLIVFDNLPNNEAWDYIPYNLPDYTNGSRIVITTTHFLRRDSWDYSNRNIMQHNMNLLNPEESWTLFCNNPVLKLKEHQTPSIFQKIRSQVVELCEGLPHSIVVVAKRLSKCDNIRQEWKKVQKEIELLGVLDRRALTHTYNQLPQHLKVCFLYFGVFPKRSAIKVKLLIRLWITEGFINPLWYKELESQAYEYLQEFVDRSLILIDSWSSSSGKIKDCRMHSALHSFCVREAQKEGIFCALNTQQLPRGSFSMFANSCRWLSLYTHKFDYYVLLRTNNPRSIFFFQEDAKIYVSFKLLRVLAFVPSSFLQRVPARLHDLVFLRYLSVTEWFEGLDYVVSTNRNLQTLVVSGKESQFGAPTRLPCTIWESPQLQHLELGKSYVIDPPSMDKDKMRTLSWLCPTHCRTGVYCRFPNIEKLEVFVCCSNPIILDNLEYLEHLKRLSISVSFGCVVTLPKPSMFPSQLNKLRLNGTNLSEGDLEVIGMLPQLEVLKLENAFHGEVWDVEEGLFVRLKFLLLDGIKLEQWRVGEYSFQYLKHLVLRFCYRLKNIPKVMVDIFTLESIELQSCCHSLISSAKRIQEHRWDFGLALEIKIK; encoded by the exons ATGGCTTGTGTTGCTTTGACTTCTCTGATGGCAACAATTAAGCTACAGTTTCTGCAACCCAATAATGGAAGGGTTTCTCTTGATGATGAAGCATCCATATCACTCAAATCTTTGTTTGAAAAGCTTTCATCTTTGCAAGCTTTTGTGCAGGAGAAATCTGGAACCAGAGAATTGGAGATGAAGATCAGAGACTTCGCACTGGAAGCCGAAGATCGCATCGAAATACAACTAAGCAACTTTCTTCTAGCCAAGGGCACACAGGATCAACAAAAAGCTTATCAGCAGCAACTCCATCAAACCTTGGGAGAAGCAGCAGAAAACGCAGCAAAGTTGCTGGAAAAAAGCAAGGAAACAGATGATAAAGAAGTGGTGAATATAAGTGGAGGACCAGTGATTCCTTGGTTAAAACATGATTCGGCTTCGGAGCCCAGCAATGTTATGGTCGGTCGTGGCCGTGATCGTGTGCTGATAATGGACAAACTCATCAGGGGCTCTGAGGAACTAAAAGTGCTCTCAATTGTTGGGATGCCCGGTATCGGAAAGACAACTTTAGCCAGAAGTgtctataaaaataaattagttacaTCGCATTTCGATGTACAAAAATGGGTTTCTATGCCTGATGTTGGGGGATACGATAACGTGAGAGAAATGCTACACACCCTTCTTTGGGCAGTAGTATCAGAGGGAGAAGAAATAAAAGAGGGAAGGATTCCTGTTGATCTAGCAGCTGAGAAGGTATTCAAATGCTTGAGAGGTAAGAGATATCTAATTGTTTTTGATAACTTACCGAACAATGAAGCTTGGGATTATATCCCGTATAATTTACCTGATTATACAAATGGAAGTCGCATAGTGATAACCACTACGCATTTTTTAAGGAGGGATAGTTGGGATTACTCAAATAGAAATATTATGCAGCATAACATGAATTTGCTAAATCCAGAAGAAAGTTGGACTTTATTTTGTAATAACCCTGTTCTGAAACTCAAAGAACATCAGACACCAtctatatttcaaaaaattaggAGCCAAGTTGTAGAGCTATGTGAAGGATTGCCACACTCAATTGTTGTAGTTGCAAAACGTCTATCTAAGTGTGACAACATAAGACAAGAGTGGAAGAAGGTTCAAAAGGAAATAGAGTTGCTTGGAGTTCTAGATAGGAGGGCATTGACCCACACTTACAATCAATTGCCACAACACTTAAAAGTTTgctttctatattttggagtATTCCCAAAGCGCAGTGCAATCAAAGTGAAACTACTTATTAGGTTATGGATTACTGAAGGATTTATTAATCCATTGTGGTACAAGGAGTTAGAAAGTCAAGCTTATGAGTACTTACAAGAGTTTGTTGATAGAAGTCTTATTCTAATTGACAGTTGGAGTAGTTCTTCTGGAAAAATTAAGGATTGTAGGATGCATAGTGCCTTGCATAGTTTTTGCGTAAGAGAAGCGCAGAAAGAGGGcattttttgtgctttaaatacTCAGCAACTGCCACGAGGGTCATTTAGCATGTTTGCAAATTCATGCCGCTGGTTAAGTTTATACACACATAAATTTGACTATTATGTGTTGTTAAGAACAAACAACCCTCgctccattttcttttttcaagaaGATGCTAAAATATATGTATCTTTCAAGTTGCTAAGAGTTTTGGCTTTTGTtccatcttcatttcttcaaagaGTGCCAGCACGCTTACATGATTTAGTTTTTTTGAGATACCTATCTGTAACAGAATGGTTTGAGGGCCTTGATTATGTAGTGTCAACCAATCGAAACTTGCAGACACTTGTTGTTTCTGGTAAAGAATCACAATTTGGAGCACCTACTCGCCTGCCTTGTACAATTTGGGAGTCACCGCAGTTACAACATCTTGAACTTGGCAAATCTTATGTGATTGATCCTCCAAGCATGGATAAAGATAAGATGCGGACATTATCTTGGCTGTGCCCAACTCATTGTAGAACAGGAGTATATTGTAGGTTTCCAAACATTGAAAAATTGGAAGTCTTTGTATGTTGCAGCAATCCTATTATTTTGGATAATCTTGAATATTTGGAACATCTTAAGAGACTATCAATTTCAGTTTCGTTTGGTTGCGTTGTAACCCTTCCAAAGCCATCTATGTTTCCTTCACAACTAAATAAGTTGAGGTTGAACGGTACTAACCTTTCAGAGGGGGATTTAGAGGTAATTGGCATGTTGCCTCAGCTTGAGGTTCTAAAGTTGGAAAATGCCTTTCATGGGGAAGTATGGGATGTAGAAGAAGGATTATTTGTTCGATTAAAATTCTTGCTTCTAGATGGTATAAAGCTCGAGCAATGGAGAGTTGGTGAATATTCGTTTCAATATCTTAAGCATTTAGTCTTAAGATTTTGTTATCGTTTAAAAAATATCCCTAAGGTTATGGTAGATATTTTTACCTTGGAGTCAATTGAGTTGCAGTCGTGTTGTCATTCCCTTATCTCTTCTGCAAAGCGTATTCAAGAACATCGATGGGACTTTGGACTCGCTTTAGAG ATCAAAATCAAGTGA